A portion of the Acidisarcina polymorpha genome contains these proteins:
- a CDS encoding GAF domain-containing protein: MSTSELDRPQLDQTKLDRPELDRTRTEILEWLEKESAKAADSSKLFQQTVEAIHAKLPTYNWVGFYMLDPGDASMLVLAQFAGAATEHTRIPVTEGICGAAVAQGETVVVDDVSLDPRYLSCSIETKSEIVAPIRVHGSIVGEIDIDSHTAAAFSAADRLFVERCAEILGGSLESAATSSKIVSK, from the coding sequence ATGAGCACGAGCGAGCTTGATCGACCCCAACTTGATCAAACCAAACTTGATCGACCCGAACTCGATCGAACAAGGACAGAGATCCTAGAGTGGCTCGAGAAGGAAAGTGCGAAAGCCGCTGACTCTTCGAAGCTGTTTCAGCAGACCGTTGAGGCGATCCACGCAAAGCTCCCGACCTACAACTGGGTGGGCTTTTACATGCTCGATCCAGGCGATGCTTCGATGCTGGTTCTAGCGCAGTTCGCCGGCGCGGCGACCGAGCACACGCGCATCCCGGTTACTGAGGGGATCTGCGGCGCGGCGGTCGCTCAGGGCGAGACAGTGGTGGTCGATGATGTCAGCTTGGATCCGCGCTACCTCTCTTGTTCGATCGAGACGAAATCAGAGATTGTGGCTCCCATTCGAGTGCATGGCTCGATCGTCGGGGAAATAGACATCGACAGCCATACCGCCGCCGCTTTCAGCGCGGCCGATCGTCTTTTTGTGGAGCGCTGCGCCGAGATTTTGGGCGGCTCTCTGGAATCTGCGGCAACGTCGTCTAAGATCGTTTCGAAGTAG
- a CDS encoding tyrosine-protein kinase family protein, with product MRSSLNSLSFAYALAKLKDFPAPDGQLVQEKPRVAGKGSSTLNMSAKDGFVFVTDPEGEAARRYKQIVDEILGRAWPRKRMLVTSPAPGEGKTVTSVNIALALAAKGHSVFLAELTLMRPRYRFVFGAPPTLRGVESVLRGEATPEEVTFLLGETGVAVTSVGAPMPDNELLNKRASLHKLIAFGESKCEWVILDVPSIEESPAVKELASQAGPVVMVARSYKTKLAVFRKATNTLGSDLDYVILNDIAS from the coding sequence ATGAGGTCATCGCTGAATAGCCTCTCATTTGCCTACGCACTAGCAAAATTGAAAGACTTTCCCGCCCCCGACGGACAACTTGTTCAGGAAAAGCCGCGAGTCGCCGGAAAAGGCAGTTCCACTCTTAACATGTCTGCCAAAGATGGCTTCGTCTTCGTCACCGACCCGGAAGGCGAAGCCGCTCGCCGTTATAAGCAAATCGTCGATGAGATTCTCGGTCGCGCGTGGCCACGGAAACGGATGCTGGTGACAAGCCCCGCGCCGGGGGAAGGAAAGACCGTTACGTCCGTCAATATTGCGCTCGCGCTGGCGGCGAAAGGCCATTCTGTCTTCCTCGCCGAGTTGACCCTGATGCGCCCCAGATACCGCTTCGTCTTTGGCGCTCCCCCCACGCTGCGCGGCGTCGAGTCGGTACTAAGGGGTGAAGCGACTCCGGAAGAAGTCACATTTCTACTCGGCGAAACCGGGGTTGCCGTGACCAGCGTCGGCGCGCCGATGCCCGACAATGAGCTCTTGAACAAGCGTGCCAGCCTACACAAACTCATCGCTTTTGGCGAGTCGAAGTGCGAATGGGTGATCCTTGATGTGCCCTCGATCGAGGAATCCCCAGCAGTCAAGGAACTCGCCTCCCAGGCGGGCCCCGTGGTCATGGTCGCGCGCTCCTACAAAACTAAGCTCGCGGTTTTCCGCAAGGCCACCAACACCCTCGGCAGTGATCTTGACTACGTGATTCTGAACGATATCGCTTCGTAA
- a CDS encoding polysaccharide biosynthesis/export family protein produces MQLSGPVLLYSLFAFCLISGAEGQSPSDGQAVSGSAADPSSPGTQQSVTLQARPTVPVGPDYRIGAGDVLRVSVFEEPQFSTSAVVRPDGKISIPLISDLPVAGMTPDAAQRQLAEQLSRFIKHPRVTVIIEEIHSRIVYVTGEVQHPGAYPLISPMNVVQLIARAGGPTEFAKRKEVYVLHQEGGVRIKVNYQMVLAGKHLEENIGLIPGDTVVVP; encoded by the coding sequence ATGCAGTTAAGCGGTCCTGTCTTACTTTATTCCCTGTTCGCGTTTTGTCTGATAAGTGGTGCTGAGGGTCAGTCGCCCTCAGACGGCCAAGCCGTCTCTGGGTCTGCGGCCGATCCGTCCTCGCCCGGAACTCAGCAGTCAGTCACTCTCCAGGCTCGCCCGACGGTGCCAGTTGGCCCCGACTACCGCATCGGGGCCGGGGACGTCCTGCGGGTTTCAGTCTTTGAGGAGCCGCAATTCTCCACCAGCGCGGTGGTGCGCCCGGATGGAAAAATTTCAATTCCTCTGATTTCGGACTTGCCCGTAGCCGGAATGACACCGGATGCTGCACAGCGCCAACTCGCCGAGCAGTTGTCCCGGTTCATCAAGCATCCCCGCGTGACCGTCATTATCGAGGAAATTCACAGCCGGATCGTCTACGTTACCGGCGAGGTCCAGCATCCCGGCGCCTACCCCCTCATCAGCCCAATGAACGTCGTGCAGTTGATCGCCCGCGCCGGTGGTCCCACGGAATTCGCGAAGAGGAAAGAAGTCTACGTCCTGCACCAGGAGGGTGGCGTCAGGATCAAGGTCAATTATCAGATGGTTCTCGCTGGTAAGCACTTGGAAGAAAATATCGGGCTCATCCCGGGCGACACGGTGGTAGTTCCATGA